One window from the genome of Deinococcus aerolatus encodes:
- a CDS encoding PIG-L deacetylase family protein, protein MSEAQNMKLLLIVPHPDDEVYGASGTLMQLLAGGHRCGLVTLTRGEAGRTLGLAEGPEELARMREVELAACLEVIGLTTTPGSVHEQHAFPDKYLKDQPLEALIDVAHEAMTRHRPETVLTFPPNGSNGHPDHVTTHRAVKAAWDRLPEGNRPALWYYASATPPENEALRAEWLPPNVQRDVTGHITRKLQAIACHRTQALSTVDFIRKFPERVTLETFHALE, encoded by the coding sequence ATGTCCGAGGCCCAGAACATGAAATTGCTGCTGATCGTTCCCCACCCCGACGACGAAGTCTACGGCGCGTCCGGCACGCTGATGCAGCTGCTCGCGGGAGGCCACCGCTGCGGGCTGGTCACCCTGACGCGCGGCGAGGCGGGCCGCACCCTGGGGCTGGCCGAGGGGCCGGAGGAACTGGCCCGCATGCGCGAGGTGGAACTGGCCGCCTGCCTGGAAGTGATTGGCCTGACCACCACCCCCGGCAGCGTCCACGAACAGCACGCCTTTCCCGACAAGTACCTGAAAGACCAGCCGCTGGAGGCGCTGATCGACGTGGCCCACGAGGCCATGACCCGCCACCGCCCCGAAACCGTGCTGACCTTTCCGCCCAACGGCAGCAACGGCCACCCCGATCACGTCACCACCCACCGCGCCGTCAAGGCCGCCTGGGACCGCCTGCCGGAAGGAAACCGCCCCGCGCTGTGGTACTACGCCAGCGCCACGCCCCCCGAGAACGAGGCGTTGCGCGCCGAGTGGCTGCCGCCGAACGTACAGCGCGACGTGACCGGGCACATCACCCGCAAATTGCAGGCCATCGCCTGCCACCGCACCCAGGCGCTGAGCACCGTGGACTTTATTCGCAAGTTCCCCGAGCGCGTCACGCTGGAAACGTTCCACGCACTGGAGTAA